The Pedobacter ginsengisoli region CTTTAAAGCAAGAAGCGTTGTTGGTGGATTTTATATGAGACTTTTTGCAGATAAGCTGAAAGGAAAATAAATCACTTTTTATTGAAAATTAGGGTGTATCATGATGATACACCCTAATTTTTTATTTATTAAAATCCGGATATGGCAATCCTTTACCTGTTTCACAAAGCAATTTTAAACTTCTCAGAAATAGCGCCCAGTCAAAACTACAGGCTGCAAATTCAGGGGTACATTCTGCCCATCCATCGTGATGAAAGAGTAGAGAAGATCCTTTTCTATTTGGCTCCAGTTCAAAAGTAATTGTAGTTCCCACCCATTCCTCGTGGGCTTTAAGGCAAAGCCATTTTATACTTCCGTAGGGTTTAAGTTCAGTTACCTCTATTTCTTTAAAGTAAGTTGGACCAAATGCGAACCTCGAAACACTACCTACCTCCGGTTTCGCAATTGTTTCAGGTGTCCACCAACCTGCCAAACCTTTCTGGGTGGTTAAGGCTCCATAAACTGTTTCAACCGGTGCATCAATTTGTAGTTTGTGATAAATGCTTTTTGAGTTCATTTGTTTTGTTGAACTCTCTTTTTCTGCCAATTCTGTATTACCATCTGTTTCAGCCACCTCTTTAGGTGTTGCTCCACCTTTACCTGTTAAAATAAGGTCTTTTAAACTCCCTTGTATATAATGTGTCCATGCATCATGGCAAACATTAAAGCATTCATAATCAGGTACTAAACCCTGATGTGTAAATTTCAATTGTGTTTTACCGTCCTTTTCAGAAATTTCAAAGATCACATTGGTGTCCTTCCATTCGGTTTCGTCTTTTGTGAATTTGAAATAATTGTCTAGCACATGCCAAACCACTTTTTTATTGGAAACATATTCTATAATCTTCATTTTGGCGCGATGTACATCCTGGTAGTGATATAAAAATTCACTATTTAATTTATTTGTATCGCCATCAATATTTTCAGACCACCAGCCACGCACGTTATTAATTGCATTAAAAACATCCTGTGCGGCTGCATCGACCAAAATCGTTGTTGTGAAATCTTCATTTTTCATAGGTATAGTTATTTTAAATTAGAAAATGTAGTTCTGCATCCTTTAGCAGATGCTTTCTAATCCAAAATTACTGACAAATAAAGGTCGATCAGAGGTGTAGAATAGACTTTTATAGGGGCTGATTTAGACAAAATATGATAACAATTTAAGTACATAAAAAAGGCACCGCCCACAATTATATTACAATTGGGAACGGTGCCTGTGAAAATGATTTATAAAAAATGACCTGATTAAGCCAAATCAAATCTATCTAAGTTCATTACTTTAGTCCACGCTGCTACAAAGTCTTTTACAAATTTACTTTGGGCATCAGTACTTCCATACACTTCAGCAATGGCCCTCAGTTCTGAGTTAGACCCAAACACTAGATCTGCGCGAGAGCCAGTCCATTTTATTTCTCCAGTGGCACGATCGCTTCCTTCGTACAATTCTCTGTCTTGTGACACAGCCTTCCATGAAATACCCATATCAAGCAGGTTTATAAAGAAATCGTTGGTCAGCTGTCCGGGGCGTGAAGTAAACACACCATATTGTGAACCATCAAAATTTGTATTTAGTGCGCGCATTCCACCTACTAATACTGTTAACTCAGGCGCAGAAAGTGTTAATAAATTAGCCTTATCTATCAATAATTCCTCAGTAGATACAGGGAATTTTGATTTGCGATAATTGCGGAAACCATCAGCAACTGGTTCCAGATACCCTACTGATTCAACATCAGTTTGCTCCTGAGAAGCATCTGCACGACCAGATGCAAAAGGAACTGTAACAGTATGTCCTGCATCCTTTGCTGCCTTTTCAATACCTGCCCCACCGGCAAGTACTATCAAATCTGCTAAGGAAACTTTTTTACCACCAGACTGTGCACTATTAAAATCCTTTTGAATACTTTCTAAAGCATCTAAAACCTTTTGCAGCTGCCCGGGATTATTTACCTGCCAGTATTTCTGTGGGGCCAAACGAATACGGGCACCATTAGCACCACCACGCTTATCTGAACCACGGAAGGTGGAGGCTGAAGCCCATGCTGTAGAAACCAGCTCTGAAACGGTTAATCCAGATGCTAATACTTTTGCTTTTAGCGCAGCAATATCATTTTCGTCTATAAGTTTATGATCGACTGCAGGAATTGGATCTTGCCAAATCAATTCTTCTGAAGGTACATCTGCGCCAAGGTACCTTGCCCGCGGTCCCATATCACGGTGTGTTAATTTAAACCATGCACGGGCAAAAGCATCAGCAAATTCGTCTGGGTTTTCCAGAAAGCGTCTGGATATTTTTTCGTAAGCCGGATCAAACCTTAAGGATAGGTCTGTTGTGAGCATACTAGGTGCATGTTTTTTTGAACTATCAAAAGCATCCGGAATAATGGCTTCTGCATCTTTAGCTACCCATTGATGTGCGCCAGCCGGACTTTTAGTAAGTTGCCATTCAAAACCAAACAGATTTTCAAAGAAATTATTGCTCCATTGAGTTGGGGTTTTTGTCCAGATTACTTCAAGTCCGCTAGTTATAGCATCAGCACCCTTACCCGAGCCATAACTGTTTTTCCAGCCAAGGCCTTGCATATCCATATCTACAGCTTCAGGTTCTTTACCTACATTGGTTGCTGGTGCAGCACCATGAGTTTTACCAAAACTATGGCCTCCAGCAATCAGAGCAACTGTTTCTTCGTCATTCATTGCCATACGGCCAAAAGTATCACGAATGTCTTTAGCGGCCGCAATAGGATCCGGATTACCATCAGGACCTTCAGGATTCACATAGATAAGTCCCATTTGTACAGCAGCCAATGGTTTCTCTAGATTACGTGAGTGGATCTTACCATCAGCATTATCATCAGACGACACTACTCCATGATTCTCTTCCACACCTTCAGATCCTTGGGCATATCGCAAATCACCACCAAGCCAGGTACTTTCAGAGCCCCAATACACATCCTCATCTGGTTCCCATACATCCGGACGCCCGCCGGCAAAACCAAACGTTTTAAAGCCCATTGACTCAAGTGCTATGTTTCCGGTAAGAATCATTAAATCGGCCCACGAGATTTTACTGCCGTATTTCTGTTTAATTGGCCAAAGCAATCTGCGGGCCTTATCTAAACTCACATTATCCGGCCAGCTATTAAGGGGAGCAAAACGTTGCTGCCCTGCACCTGCCCCACCGCGGCCATCGCCTACACGATAGGTACCGGCACTATGCCATGCCATACGAATAAACAAACCACCATAATGCCCAAAATCTGCCGGCCACCAGTCTTGTGAATCCGTCATTAATGCATGAAGGTCTTTTTTTACCGCTTCCAGATCAAGGCTTTTAAAAGCTTCTGCGTAGTCGAAATCTTTGCCCATTGGATTTGACAGTGAAGAGTGCTGACGCAAAATACTTAGCTTTAACTGATTTGGCCACCAGTCTCGATTTCTGGTACCACCACCACCTACATTGTGTTTCATGCTGCCATTATGAAATGGGCATTTACTGATATCGTTTGATTCTGTTTCCATCTTTATTAATTTATGGTATTGAACTTATTTACAGGTCTTATTCTGATTATTATAAATTTAGGACATTAGGATAAATAATCACAATCATTTAATTCTATATTTCGATAGCTAAAATCTATTATTGGCATTAGTAAAAGCT contains the following coding sequences:
- a CDS encoding SRPBCC family protein: MKNEDFTTTILVDAAAQDVFNAINNVRGWWSENIDGDTNKLNSEFLYHYQDVHRAKMKIIEYVSNKKVVWHVLDNYFKFTKDETEWKDTNVIFEISEKDGKTQLKFTHQGLVPDYECFNVCHDAWTHYIQGSLKDLILTGKGGATPKEVAETDGNTELAEKESSTKQMNSKSIYHKLQIDAPVETVYGALTTQKGLAGWWTPETIAKPEVGSVSRFAFGPTYFKEIEVTELKPYGSIKWLCLKAHEEWVGTTITFELEPNRKGSSLLFHHDGWAECTPEFAACSFDWALFLRSLKLLCETGKGLPYPDFNK
- the katG gene encoding catalase/peroxidase HPI, which encodes METESNDISKCPFHNGSMKHNVGGGGTRNRDWWPNQLKLSILRQHSSLSNPMGKDFDYAEAFKSLDLEAVKKDLHALMTDSQDWWPADFGHYGGLFIRMAWHSAGTYRVGDGRGGAGAGQQRFAPLNSWPDNVSLDKARRLLWPIKQKYGSKISWADLMILTGNIALESMGFKTFGFAGGRPDVWEPDEDVYWGSESTWLGGDLRYAQGSEGVEENHGVVSSDDNADGKIHSRNLEKPLAAVQMGLIYVNPEGPDGNPDPIAAAKDIRDTFGRMAMNDEETVALIAGGHSFGKTHGAAPATNVGKEPEAVDMDMQGLGWKNSYGSGKGADAITSGLEVIWTKTPTQWSNNFFENLFGFEWQLTKSPAGAHQWVAKDAEAIIPDAFDSSKKHAPSMLTTDLSLRFDPAYEKISRRFLENPDEFADAFARAWFKLTHRDMGPRARYLGADVPSEELIWQDPIPAVDHKLIDENDIAALKAKVLASGLTVSELVSTAWASASTFRGSDKRGGANGARIRLAPQKYWQVNNPGQLQKVLDALESIQKDFNSAQSGGKKVSLADLIVLAGGAGIEKAAKDAGHTVTVPFASGRADASQEQTDVESVGYLEPVADGFRNYRKSKFPVSTEELLIDKANLLTLSAPELTVLVGGMRALNTNFDGSQYGVFTSRPGQLTNDFFINLLDMGISWKAVSQDRELYEGSDRATGEIKWTGSRADLVFGSNSELRAIAEVYGSTDAQSKFVKDFVAAWTKVMNLDRFDLA